In Synergistaceae bacterium, a single window of DNA contains:
- a CDS encoding protein kinase has product MAEITTDATIRETSRDNAEQTLREGEAGPPAGELTVREGTLASPDEPSPSGIAKIDGRETFRGYAVLEQLPTKGAEADIYILEREGERHILKLYRHRMEPKIEVLNRIGEISRAHSECFVVFRDAGFDEQTGRWYELQEYFPLGSLKDIPEERKRRPDFIRSLVSELAEAIHCLHKNDIIHCDIKPGNVLVRSLDPVDLVLTDFGIASIVASDVSRKMTTLKGTPMYWAPEAFSRMVGRPCDWWGLGMIILELLAGAHPLEGLMDSQIIHRLTVGNVEIPSFLDDNWRLLLKGLLTKDDVRRWGYAEVLRWLAGERDIPVWYEAPAPSAFAPKRETQPFRFEGRDLYTLEELAAAICQRDQPWAMAAQYLRYIRQWMENNMLFDEAVDLGNAADTMDSERALFHFVHTFVKGPFVYLGRVIDANNLRLFLSRVARREAGYSEGRIVRMLGDGTLKTLYEEYTELTQRQDPVLEAIFPVMLNRTAEEQWACFEAAASPKDFIWPKDVDLDNEIGLFSVLNHIGAAPIRSETLANLDVLYLIPDCIRRAFDSSETFAWGLKRLNELQDEGLLIPQGSGGGPLGFATRDMSFEEYKAHARVICLGHTPAVMAHLSAAIEALDTLPLPPESPDALLPSRSDLESAAVSKALSRLRALRNEKIGPRDTLFLARLSELFRTRRTLQKGRNVMYLVWGSTGALVLWIIHLVAGVGGAFLLQTVFIIAVVGGLVAALFTVDPHAFRRLQRNRTPGWNSGKEAGEENPRQRKNPDYYLVLPIFAVLGTFLFFNLFLAAFPRLFPPATGVMAGCCAYFMFFQRRMRGIFSRISELCAGWLGSAP; this is encoded by the coding sequence ATGGCGGAGATAACCACGGACGCCACCATCCGGGAAACGTCCCGGGACAACGCGGAACAAACCCTTCGGGAGGGGGAAGCGGGTCCGCCGGCCGGAGAACTGACGGTTCGGGAGGGAACTCTCGCGTCCCCCGACGAGCCCTCCCCGTCCGGAATCGCGAAAATCGACGGAAGGGAAACGTTCCGGGGGTACGCCGTTCTGGAGCAGCTGCCCACAAAAGGCGCGGAGGCCGACATTTACATCCTGGAGCGGGAGGGCGAACGTCACATCCTGAAACTCTACAGACACCGCATGGAGCCAAAAATCGAGGTTCTGAACCGGATCGGCGAGATCAGCAGGGCTCACAGCGAATGTTTCGTCGTATTCAGGGACGCGGGGTTCGACGAGCAGACCGGCCGTTGGTACGAATTGCAGGAATATTTTCCACTGGGCTCCCTGAAGGATATACCGGAAGAGCGAAAGCGCCGTCCGGACTTCATTCGAAGCCTGGTTTCCGAACTGGCGGAGGCGATCCACTGCCTCCACAAAAACGACATTATCCACTGCGACATCAAACCCGGAAACGTGCTGGTTCGCAGCCTCGACCCCGTGGACCTGGTGCTGACGGACTTCGGCATCGCCTCCATCGTGGCCTCCGACGTTTCCCGAAAGATGACCACCCTGAAGGGAACTCCCATGTACTGGGCCCCGGAGGCCTTCAGCCGAATGGTGGGACGCCCCTGCGACTGGTGGGGGCTGGGGATGATCATTCTGGAGCTTCTGGCGGGGGCTCACCCTCTGGAGGGGCTGATGGACTCCCAGATCATTCACCGCCTCACCGTGGGGAACGTGGAGATCCCCTCCTTTTTGGACGACAACTGGCGGCTGCTGTTGAAGGGCCTGCTGACAAAAGACGACGTCAGACGCTGGGGTTACGCCGAGGTTCTGCGCTGGCTGGCCGGCGAACGGGACATCCCCGTCTGGTACGAGGCCCCCGCCCCTTCCGCTTTCGCTCCGAAACGGGAAACGCAGCCCTTCCGCTTCGAGGGACGGGATCTTTACACTCTGGAGGAACTGGCGGCGGCCATCTGTCAGCGGGATCAGCCCTGGGCCATGGCGGCGCAGTATCTCCGCTATATCCGGCAGTGGATGGAAAACAACATGCTTTTCGACGAGGCGGTGGACCTGGGGAACGCGGCCGACACCATGGACTCCGAACGGGCGCTGTTCCACTTCGTACACACCTTCGTGAAGGGGCCCTTTGTCTACCTGGGGCGGGTGATCGACGCCAACAACCTTCGTCTTTTCCTGTCCCGCGTGGCCCGACGGGAGGCGGGATACTCGGAGGGCCGGATCGTGCGTATGCTGGGCGACGGAACTCTGAAGACGCTCTACGAGGAATACACGGAGCTCACTCAGCGGCAGGATCCCGTGCTGGAAGCGATTTTCCCCGTCATGCTCAACAGGACGGCGGAAGAGCAGTGGGCCTGCTTCGAGGCGGCGGCCTCCCCAAAGGATTTTATCTGGCCCAAAGACGTGGACCTCGACAACGAAATCGGGCTGTTCTCCGTGCTGAACCACATCGGCGCGGCTCCCATCCGCAGCGAAACTCTGGCCAATCTGGACGTGCTTTATCTGATCCCCGACTGCATCCGCAGGGCTTTCGACAGCTCCGAAACCTTCGCCTGGGGACTGAAACGCCTGAACGAACTGCAGGACGAGGGCCTTCTGATCCCACAGGGAAGCGGCGGCGGACCGCTGGGATTCGCCACCAGAGACATGTCCTTCGAGGAATACAAAGCTCATGCCAGGGTGATCTGCCTCGGCCACACCCCCGCGGTGATGGCCCATTTGAGCGCGGCCATCGAGGCTCTGGACACCCTGCCCCTGCCTCCGGAGAGCCCGGATGCCCTTCTGCCCAGCCGCAGCGATCTGGAGAGCGCCGCCGTTTCCAAGGCTTTAAGCCGTCTCAGGGCTCTGAGGAACGAGAAGATCGGCCCCAGAGACACCCTTTTTCTGGCCCGGCTCTCCGAGCTTTTCCGAACGCGCCGGACTCTGCAGAAGGGAAGAAATGTCATGTATCTCGTATGGGGTTCCACGGGAGCCCTGGTTCTGTGGATCATTCACCTTGTCGCGGGAGTGGGCGGGGCCTTTCTCCTTCAGACGGTTTTCATCATCGCCGTGGTGGGAGGGCTGGTCGCCGCGCTTTTCACGGTGGATCCCCACGCTTTCCGCAGGCTTCAGAGAAACCGGACGCCGGGATGGAATTCCGGCAAAGAGGCCGGCGAGGAGAACCCGCGGCAGCGGAAAAATCCCGACTATTACCTTGTCCTGCCGATTTTCGCCGTTTTGGGAACGTTTTTGTTTTTCAACCTGTTTCTCGCCGCGTTCCCCCGGCTGTTCCCTCCGGCAACGGGAGTCATGGCCGGATGCTGCGCGTATTTTATGTTTTTTCAGCGCCGCATGAGGGGCATTTTTTCCAGAATCTCGGAGCTATGCGCCGGCTGGCTCGGCTCCGCTCCATGA
- a CDS encoding AAA family ATPase has product MSLFEEETFTSPRWMREIDRFLAIKPQFLLYGNVNDVFPALLTGGMTTLSLPDCLKELLTNRGAALTVKYEPLTGFSLLFGDVELFKRLTGYTLPSAGALPATLERAAEIVTALTESSLGHTAILLRFASRLKDLCENDTEPFFYRMFRLSLESVPRMAPLTPANGERPRPRYNPVFWIMDKENDLPPWYTLDNPKIRVLPIPRPDNEVRRCVVEAVSPKIPGYDTLNGEERRANLALFRDQTTGLLAEEIAAIAQMAWHEQLPFGQIGDTIRRYKLGIQENMWEKLDREKILGAEKFLSSRVMGQTAAVRHASDILKRSRFNLSGAQFSRFSQRPKGILFLAGPTGVGKTELAKAITELIFGSSTHYIRFDMSEFGHEHANQRLLGAPPGYVGYDVGGELTNAVRQNPFSVILFDEVEKAHPKILDIFLQILDDGRLTSGRGETVYFSESLIVFTSNLGMFEQLPDGTKRARVTPDMPYSRIAEKIGGAIDDFFRYRINRPEILNRLGKNIVVFDFIRADTARKIFDRMMDNVLFRLSDSYGLEIRFDGDTLDRIADLACSDLSMGGRGIGSSLEAFFMNPLSRRLCELQDQTAGKEEKEGNRLYIVRDVRETPEGWDIALEANP; this is encoded by the coding sequence ATGAGCCTTTTTGAAGAAGAAACCTTTACGAGTCCTCGATGGATGCGGGAGATCGACCGTTTTCTGGCGATCAAACCCCAGTTTTTGCTTTACGGCAACGTGAACGACGTTTTTCCCGCCCTCCTGACGGGAGGCATGACCACGCTGTCACTGCCGGACTGCCTGAAGGAGCTTCTGACGAACCGAGGGGCCGCCCTGACGGTGAAGTACGAGCCCCTGACGGGTTTTTCCCTGCTTTTCGGAGATGTCGAACTGTTCAAACGGCTGACGGGGTACACCCTCCCCTCCGCCGGAGCGCTGCCCGCGACGCTGGAACGGGCGGCGGAGATTGTGACGGCTCTGACGGAGAGCTCTCTGGGACACACGGCGATTCTCCTGCGTTTTGCATCCCGACTGAAGGACCTCTGCGAAAACGACACGGAGCCCTTTTTCTATCGCATGTTCCGCCTGTCCCTGGAGAGCGTCCCCCGCATGGCGCCTCTGACTCCGGCAAACGGAGAACGCCCCCGACCCCGTTACAACCCCGTCTTCTGGATTATGGACAAGGAGAACGACCTGCCCCCCTGGTACACGCTGGATAACCCGAAAATCCGCGTGCTTCCCATTCCCCGGCCCGACAACGAAGTCCGGCGCTGCGTGGTGGAGGCCGTGTCCCCGAAGATTCCGGGCTACGACACGCTGAACGGAGAGGAACGCCGGGCGAATCTGGCGCTTTTCCGGGATCAGACCACGGGGCTTCTGGCGGAAGAAATCGCGGCCATCGCTCAAATGGCATGGCACGAACAGCTGCCCTTCGGCCAGATCGGCGACACCATCCGACGCTACAAACTGGGTATTCAGGAGAACATGTGGGAAAAGCTCGACAGAGAAAAAATTCTGGGAGCGGAGAAATTTCTGTCGTCCCGGGTCATGGGGCAGACCGCGGCGGTGCGGCACGCGTCCGACATCCTGAAGCGTTCCCGGTTCAACCTTTCGGGGGCGCAGTTTTCGCGATTTTCTCAGAGGCCGAAGGGCATCCTGTTCCTCGCCGGGCCCACCGGCGTCGGCAAAACCGAGCTGGCCAAAGCCATTACGGAGCTGATTTTCGGCTCTTCCACCCATTACATCCGTTTCGACATGAGCGAATTCGGCCATGAGCACGCCAACCAGCGCCTCCTGGGGGCGCCCCCCGGCTACGTGGGATATGACGTGGGAGGCGAGCTGACCAACGCCGTCCGGCAAAATCCCTTTTCGGTGATTCTCTTCGATGAAGTGGAAAAGGCTCACCCGAAGATTCTGGACATCTTTCTCCAGATACTGGACGACGGCCGCCTGACCTCCGGACGGGGGGAAACCGTGTACTTCTCCGAGAGCCTGATCGTGTTCACCAGCAATCTCGGCATGTTCGAGCAGCTTCCCGACGGGACGAAGCGGGCCCGGGTGACGCCGGACATGCCCTATTCCCGCATCGCGGAGAAAATCGGCGGGGCCATCGACGACTTTTTCAGGTATCGGATCAATCGTCCGGAAATTTTGAATCGCCTCGGCAAAAATATCGTGGTGTTCGACTTCATCCGGGCGGACACGGCCCGCAAAATCTTCGACCGGATGATGGATAACGTTCTTTTCCGCCTGAGCGACAGCTACGGACTGGAAATACGGTTTGACGGCGATACTCTGGACCGGATAGCCGATTTGGCCTGTTCGGACCTCTCCATGGGAGGGCGGGGCATCGGCAGCAGCCTGGAGGCGTTTTTCATGAACCCGCTTTCCCGCAGGCTCTGCGAGCTTCAGGACCAGACCGCCGGAAAAGAAGAAAAAGAAGGAAACAGGCTTTACATCGTGAGAGACGTCAGAGAGACGCCGGAAGGCTGGGATATCGCACTGGAGGCGAACCCGTAA
- a CDS encoding transcriptional repressor — protein sequence MTRENGMREDRMKENRTEDRTEEKKRRGSKKTGNAGSKAISKSIPQSVPIEELESVFRNAGLKMTNQRIAVYRKVRERADCRDHITAEQVYESIRESLPAVSLNTVYRALSLLAGKGLVKRLTGFGACDVYDARLTEHWHFVCTRCGAIEDVPAEKEIFPPVTEGAGRVDEVLVQFRGLCAACLPRQQKTV from the coding sequence ATGACGAGAGAAAACGGGATGAGAGAAGACAGAATGAAAGAAAACAGGACGGAAGACAGGACGGAAGAAAAAAAGAGAAGGGGCTCGAAAAAAACCGGAAACGCCGGCTCCAAAGCGATTTCCAAATCAATTCCTCAGTCGGTTCCCATTGAGGAACTGGAGAGCGTTTTCCGAAACGCGGGCCTGAAAATGACGAACCAGCGCATTGCCGTCTACAGAAAAGTTCGTGAAAGAGCCGACTGCCGGGACCACATTACGGCGGAACAGGTTTACGAGAGCATACGGGAGTCACTGCCGGCGGTTTCGCTGAATACGGTCTACCGGGCTCTTTCACTGCTGGCCGGAAAAGGGCTGGTGAAGCGCCTGACCGGTTTTGGAGCCTGTGACGTCTACGACGCCCGCCTGACGGAGCACTGGCATTTTGTCTGCACCCGCTGCGGCGCAATTGAGGACGTCCCCGCTGAAAAGGAGATTTTTCCCCCGGTTACGGAGGGAGCGGGACGTGTCGATGAAGTTCTGGTGCAGTTTCGAGGACTTTGCGCCGCCTGCCTGCCGCGGCAGCAGAAAACAGTATAA
- a CDS encoding amidohydrolase: MVSLRDVESCREEAENYFKHLHRFPELGFEEHATSDFIAQELQSFGLEKIRTGVGKTGVTGDLLVHSNAKMLMLRADMDALPLHEASGLDYASTVSGKMHACGHDAHVAMLLGAARYLSLHREKLRANIRFVFQPAEEGPMPGGAALMIEAGVMEGVSASLAAHVTPLYPVGKVMVQSRDAMASTDRFVITIRGRGGHGAMPQAAIDPTPALSELLAALNLLPARELDPLDPCVVTVGEIHTVSSSWNVIPGSVEMSGTFRAFSTEVRETVARRIGELTEGICSAHRCECEYFRDKGYHPTVNDPKMVDFVLKNVADALGKDNAVRYERPFMTGEDAGAYFRKAPGALIWIGCSSPEAKDPPNLHNPAFRVDLATLPVGICVHVSNALAFA, from the coding sequence ATGGTTTCGCTCAGGGATGTGGAAAGTTGTCGGGAAGAAGCGGAAAATTATTTCAAGCACCTGCATCGTTTCCCGGAGTTGGGCTTTGAGGAACACGCCACGTCGGACTTCATCGCCCAGGAGCTCCAGTCTTTCGGGCTGGAGAAAATCAGAACCGGAGTGGGAAAAACAGGCGTTACGGGAGATCTCCTGGTGCACTCCAACGCGAAGATGCTGATGTTGCGCGCGGATATGGACGCTCTGCCCCTTCACGAGGCCTCCGGTCTTGATTATGCCTCGACCGTCTCCGGCAAAATGCACGCCTGCGGCCATGACGCCCACGTGGCCATGCTGCTGGGCGCGGCCCGGTATTTAAGCCTGCATCGCGAAAAACTGCGGGCCAACATCCGCTTCGTCTTTCAGCCCGCGGAAGAGGGCCCCATGCCGGGAGGAGCCGCCCTGATGATCGAGGCCGGCGTCATGGAGGGAGTGAGCGCCTCTCTGGCCGCCCACGTGACCCCCCTGTACCCCGTGGGAAAGGTGATGGTTCAGTCCCGGGATGCCATGGCCTCCACGGACCGCTTCGTCATCACCATTCGAGGACGAGGCGGGCACGGAGCCATGCCCCAGGCCGCCATCGACCCGACGCCGGCTCTTTCCGAGCTTCTGGCCGCTCTCAACCTGCTTCCCGCCCGGGAACTGGACCCCCTTGACCCCTGCGTGGTGACGGTGGGAGAAATTCACACGGTTTCTTCCTCCTGGAACGTCATCCCCGGTTCCGTTGAGATGTCGGGGACCTTCCGGGCCTTTTCCACGGAGGTGCGGGAAACCGTCGCCCGACGCATAGGAGAGCTGACCGAGGGAATCTGCTCCGCCCATCGCTGTGAATGCGAGTATTTCCGGGACAAGGGCTACCATCCCACCGTCAACGACCCGAAGATGGTGGATTTCGTCCTCAAAAACGTCGCGGACGCCCTGGGAAAGGACAACGCGGTGCGGTACGAAAGGCCATTCATGACCGGCGAGGACGCAGGGGCTTATTTCCGGAAGGCCCCCGGCGCTCTCATCTGGATCGGCTGCTCCTCTCCGGAGGCGAAAGATCCGCCCAACCTCCACAACCCCGCCTTTCGAGTGGACCTGGCAACTCTGCCCGTGGGAATCTGCGTCCACGTCAGCAACGCGCTGGCATTTGCTTAA